gggaagaaaagagtgaatccaatttatttctgttaatatctgataaaaaatgaGAACcttgcagataaaaaaaatgacaatgtgaCAATTTAATATTCATGCAATtgctatttttgttttaataagtGAAAATTGTGATTCACAGCCTAAGGTGTCATGTAAAAGATGTTTTGCAAAATAtagcttgaaaaaaataaagacaaataaaaacaatgtttaaatgATCAATAAATAATAGTTTTGTATAAACCTGGCTTTCTAGTGTTTCTCACAAGGATGAAGACAAGAGAGATACTGTTATCAAAGAAGATAATTTTTCCAGTGACTTCAAGGCAATCGACAAAAGATCTTTTAATCTGCTTAACCTGCCCGATTAGTTTCCAGGAGGTTTCACATTCAGAAGAGATGCTTTGCAAAAgtatgaagaaaagaaaaaggcttcAAATGATATCACTGACAATATTGTAGTTTTAATCAATTAAccatttattattaattaaatgATGAGAAAAATGAGTTACAGtgagtttatttttctcaaacGTGATAACATTCTCTGATAAGTCAACTGACAAATGTTCCTAATGGCTTATAGCATTGTAATTACTGCTGAAGGAAACATATCACCTCCTGGTGGCGTTCATGCAAGGAAGAAAAGTCTTTATCAACCTTTCATTTAGTCGGAAAAACAATCATCGCCCCTAATGAATTCATTATGCAGCGTGTTGCTCTGGAGTGCTGGGCTCATTATGAACATGTACTGATGGCTGAGTCGGTGCTGAAATCTGAACTCCAGGCCTTCTGGTTTGATCTCCTTCCAGAGCGACATGACCCACGTCTCCATCCCAAGGTTTCCTGCTCGATACATGGAACTGTTATTGTGTAGCTGTATTTTATGTTGTGATCCACAGATgaacatatatgtgtgtgtctgcaacaATAAATGGATACTTGAGTAAAAGTTGGTGTGGCTATTGTGAAAATAGATGATATCTCCAGTTTAATTCCTTGATTTCTTCTtactttgttttgtctgtttttttagtGCTTTTTGAATATTATATCAATCGATCATCTTCTTTTTCCACGTTCTCCAAGTCGCAGTTTAAGGAACTGAAATAAAGTGCCCAAAGAATTATTTGTGACCATGTCCTTGGGCCTTGCAGGATGGTTTGTTTCCTTGTTATCCACTCCTCCCACCATGTTTCTGGAATCTTCTCACCTGCTTGAGGACATTACACAGCTTCTTCCAAAGACGGGATCTCTCGCCTGTGTTTGTATGAACATTTCTCTTAGTTTGACAGTTATAGCAGCTTTAACAGACAAGAGTCTAGCTAGTCAATACTAGCTTTTACAGTTAAGAGTCATCAGTAAGCCCTAAACTCATGCTGTTAGACTTTGGGATTAAATCTCACCATCCAGAGAAAACCCTCACTTGCACAGGAAGAACGTGCAAACTTCACTCAGAAAGCCTGCGGCTCAGAATTAAACCTGGGTTCTCTGCGTAATCatccaaacaaacaatgaaacgTTTGGACTGGAACAGGAACGTGGTTAAGACGGCCTCCAGGGATGGAATCACAAATACCCTAAATAAATAttatgtatggaaaaaaaaaccatgtaaTAGTAGCACTGGCAGTGATTATTGAAAAGGAAAGAGGCAAAGAGCTGGGATAAAAGCCAAATCTACCCACACAGAAAATAGCAGATGACAGTTTTGTGGGCTCTTCTAATGAGGAGGCTCAGTGGAGTCTGCATGAAGTTTATATGCTCAGTTGTTAGTACACAAAcacttggaaaaacaaaaccaaacttcTTGAAAAACATTCAACCCATgagttttctgaaataaatgCATCTGTGTGGTTAAACCTTCACAACATGGTTCGCCCTCGTCTGTTTGGCCCAGAGCTCTGTGCAGTTTTTGGCTCGGTTCTGGCTGTGCCTTGGTGACAGATGTTGTAATTATCATCCCGATCTGAATAATATCTTTAAATATGAATCATTTGGCTCACAAACGCAATGTGGAACCTTTTTTCTCCcttcctgaaaaacaaaacgacTCCCAAATTTATGTAAATCAGCGATTAAAAATAGATGTGGGGGAAATATTCCAGTGATCATCGCTCACTACATTTTAGATGAGGAGTCTCACAAAAACAGCTGTAATTTATTTATGGTCCATTTCATTCTGTATGCAGCTGTTGTTAATTCAACCTCTTGACCAGGTGATCGTGTTTTAGACGTCTCTTCCTTGTTCCATCTGTTCAGCACGTGTTAACAATATAGTTCATTTAAAACTTTAGCCCTCAACCACAGtaagctgggactggctccagtgACCTTCGACCCTGATAAGCTGGAGAGacgatggatgcatggatggatatAAAGCTTCATGTATGACCATGTGGAACATATGTCTTTAGCTGCTCAAGAAACAATTTACCtgatgagaacacacacaaaacagtgaaTTTATCCTCATCCTGAACTCTAATCTCTTCTGTGTCACATTTGCAGCAGCACTCACCAGAATCAGTAATTTTCATCATCCGCAGGTCAAAGGATTgagagacagttttttttaaatttttttttgctggattataACGAGGAAATGGATTGAAAATGTCCCTGTTAATGAGGTGCTGCTCATACTTTGTTCTTAGAACAAGAGTGGACAGGTTCTCGTGAGAGCAGTGCCTGAACCGCGCCATGAATACTCCTGTCAAAAATGTGCTGTCAAACCGGAGAGCGGAAGCGTCGCCCCGCCTGACCCTCCTCTTCAACACGTATCCATTATTTAAATCAACCCTGGAAGAAAACACTTGAAGATTtcgtaaaaaaacaaaaaaaaaaaaacaaatcaaaaacaaaacaaagctgtaGCAGCTTTAAATGTCCAGCAGAAATTCATGAAACAACAGATTTAGTTTATGTCAATTTAAGTTAATGTTTGAAACTACAGTGGAGAAAACCTGCAtcagcacaggaagaacatgcaaagtctgATTCTTCTTCCTGTTCACACATTACAACATAAAACCCACTTTCCGTGGTGTCGTCAGTTTGAATGTTGCAATAGGTTGAGCTCGGCTGAATGAAAGGTCAAGTGTCAGCGTCCACTGAAGATTAAAATCCAGAAGATGTGAGGACGTGACCCGGTAACAGTCAAGCTCAATTAGACGGTCAATAAATCAAAACTCTCTCAGGTTGTCCCACTGCAGCAAAAACTGGAGAAGAAATGTGGTCAAAAGGTTGATTTGACCAACAAATGAGTCAGTAGCATAAATGTTAAGGGTAAGAGTGCAAGTAAGAGAGAACATGTTTGGATTATTCATTGGAGCTCTTTGTCTTTCCtgatgtacttttttttttttttttttttttacatttggatCGCAAAATAGGGTAGGCTATATGTTTTAGATTATTACTACAAAGAAGCTCTCTCTTGCTGTAGATGCCCTTAAATTAGAATTACAATCTTGATCTTGCTTCAGCTGTTTAAATAACTTAAGTTCAGAAAAcctttgctgtattttttgGTTCATTTCTCACCATCTCTATTCAAAGTCAGAGGATTTCACTTGACATTTGACTGTCAACATATTAAATCCTGGTCAAACATGCACGTTCTGTTCGAATGGGGTGTGTTGCTGTATTTGTGCTCTGcttttgtggtgtgtgtgtgctttgaagTCAATTGGGACCGACGGTGTGCGCCCACCACCTCAGTGTTTCTCGGTTTGAAGAAAAGCCATGATGCAATGAGAACTGCCTTTGTCCGTTTCCTCTTGTTTATTTGCaccttttaaaatgaatgaagctTTTATATTTTTAGTATTTAGGAAACTTCAGACCACGATGTGTTGCTTATTTTGTCCGTCTGCGTAAAGTCGGCCGTTGCATGTGGGGTTGTTTGTCGTTGTgggtttcctgtctttctgtcttgtctGGTTGTGAAAAACGTGGTGAGTCCGTCTTCACACGAACAAACTGCAAAACAATTTAATACGGATAACGAAGAGACGCAAAGAGGAAACATTGTAAacgaaaaggagaaaaacaaaacaatacaaaaagtCAAATTGTACTCCAAGATAATCTTTAATAATGAATGACATTatcaataaaatgtaaaaattgaaATTTGTCTCAAAGTTGGAGTCCTAACAGCAAACGCTTGACCACCCTTTGTCACCCGAAGAGAACTTGGCTCGGAAGGTGGGATCCTGATCTTAATTAACAAGGTTGGTCAACAAATCACAAATAAGTGTTGGAGGACCACTGAAGGCCTGAAAGGTCAGCAGTAAAATCCCATAATCAATTTCATATGTGACAGGAGGCCAGCCAGACAACGCGAGCACGGAATTAATGTGCTGGTGTGTCCCAGTAATGAGCCGAGCGGCGGCGTTTTGAAATCAGGGAAGGTGGCGCCGGGAGCGCTGATTGATAACTAAATGCAGTCGGTGCATTATTTTACCGAAGCGGAGTAAATAAAAGGTTTTGTGTAAATCAGTCAGTCATTAGAATGATTAGATTTTGAAAAGTCGAGATAACAAAATTATTTGTAATCCAATCCTTCAAGCATGAATTGAAATCTAAATATAAAACTGTTGTTtaaggaaaaaacaacaatcatagaagaagaagaagaaaatattctCAAATTACTGAAggcatgattaaaaaaaagaatttatcagaacagtaaaaacattgacaaaatgatcaaaaagtGGCTGTAATACCAAATAATTCACACATTATTATTGAGACTATTTAAATACAATTCAGATGAGTAACAGAAGctttgaagaacaaaaaaaagctacatAGGCATCTTAACTTCACTCAATTACCCTGAACTAACATAAAACATACACATTTATTCACAACCTTTCAAAAATACATTTGCAGgaccatgaaaagaaaaacaaccacttTAAAATGGTGGGAATAAAgtatttcagaataaaataaactgcttcTTTTCACTGATCTACAGTTTTACATCCTGGATGTATTGATGGCAGAGTATGTACTGAATTCAGAgttctcctttttcctcttGGGTCTTTGTGACGGCTGACGGATGTCCAGTGCAGCGTAACAAACATCTTCATCCTAAGATTTGGCATTTGGCATTAGAGAACATTTTGTAAATCTTCCATCAGTCACACCACATTGTGAAAGACGGTCTGCTGTTCGTTACCTTATTTGGACTTCTTTCACCTCCTGTGTCAGGGCTTTGACGATCGCTTTGAAACCCTTTGAGACAGGAAACAGCGAAAAATGTACGCAGCACGTTACGGGAAAAGTAAGTTCATAAATTGGTGGATGAAACACCTCTCAAtgcagcttttttaaaaaattatgtTACATGAATTACATTTATTCATCAAAACAATACTGCATACACAAACACGATTTCCTGGAACAATGACAGAGTGTTTTTGCAGAAGTTACCTCTTCTCCTACAGAGATGATAGATCAGTAGAGAGGAGCAAAGAGAGGAAAACGCAGCAAAAAGTGGACACAGGGAGAACAGCAGTATCCAGCAGATCGGAGGAGCGTGTTCTTCAGGTTTTCCCCGGTCTGCATCAAACGAACCGCatcaagagaaaataaatacatttatttctgaATCTTAGTGTACGTGTCGTAGTTGTTCCATCATCCCACAAATTAAGAAACCAAAATGAATGATCCAACAAATGGTTCTCTTCACTATAATCACTTTCAAAGGTCTTTACACAAACAGATGAGAACACTTACCTAGAATGATCCTTGTGGTATTTCCAAACCTTTTTACATATGTCAGAGTGATGTGTTCTTCATCCTTcacctcagtgttttcagttccACAGTAATAGAGGCCTTCCTCAGAATCAGTGATGTTAGTGATCAGTAGGTCGTAGGTGTTGGAGGAGTCATTTTTCACTAATTTGAAACGATTGAAATATCCATTAATATTGTCCTCCCATTTGCCAATCTGTGAGTTTGATCGCAATCCCATAATAAGAGTTGGCTGGTTCTCATGAGAACAGTTCCTGTACCACACTATGTAAACTCCAGTCTTGAGTTCACAGTCACAGTACAGGGTGATGTTATCTCCTCGAGTCACTGTTACTTTTGATTCAGAGATCCACTCTTCAAGACCAAACACACCTCctgaaatgcagaaaatcaGAGAAGCAGACTGAAATCACCACATATCTCAttgcagtaaaaataaaaaagcacatCAGGTTTTGATCATAAAATACAGCAGTCCAAATCCAGAGAAGCATACCTGAGAGAA
The nucleotide sequence above comes from Salarias fasciatus chromosome 6, fSalaFa1.1, whole genome shotgun sequence. Encoded proteins:
- the LOC115390542 gene encoding uncharacterized protein LOC115390542, which translates into the protein MDLLCLSVLLLSGGVFGLEEWISESKVTVTRGDNITLYCDCELKTGVYIVWYRNCSHENQPTLIMGLRSNSQIGKWEDNINGYFNRFKLVKNDSSNTYDLLITNITDSEEGLYYCGTENTEVKDEEHITLTYVKRFGNTTRIILDRGKPEEHAPPICWILLFSLCPLFAAFSSLCSSLLIYHLCRRRGFQSDRQSPDTGGERSPNKDEDVCYAALDIRQPSQRPKRKKENSEFSTYSAINTSRM